The genome window GGGCAGCATCACGGCGACGGGCTTGCGCGCCGAGAAGCTGCGCTTCGACGTGGGCGGTTCCGGCTCCATCGATGCGCGCGACCTCGACAGCCGCATGACCTCCATTTCCATCGGCGGCAGCGGCAACTTCAAGGCCAGCGGCAAGACGGAACAGCTGACGGCCTCGGTCGGCGGCTCGGGTAATATCCAGGCGGGCCGCCTGGCCGCGCGCGAGGTGCAGGTGAGCATCGGCGGCTCGGGCGAGGCGCAAGTATGGGCCAAGGATGACCTGAGCATCAGCATCGGCGGCTCGGGCGAAGTGAGCTACTACGGCGATCCGCGCATCAGCCGCAGCATGCAGCGCTCAAGCAGCATCAAGCGCCTGGGTGCCGCGCCGAATTAGGCCGTCAGGCTGGCCAGCACGGCGGCCAGCTCGCGCGTGGCCGCCTCGCCCAGCGGCTGCAGCGGCGCTCGCGGCGTACCCACATCAAAGCCCCGCAGCGCCAGGCCCGCCTTGACGGTGGGCGGCAAGCCCCCTTTCATCAGGCATTGCAGCAATGGCAATTGCTGGAAGAACAGTTCGCGCGCGCGCGGCAAGTCGCCCGCCTGCACGGCCGCATACAGGGCCAGCGGCAAGCCCGCATGCAGGTTCGGCGCGGCCGTGCACCAGCCGCGGGCGCCGGCCGCCAGCGCGGCGAAGGCCAGGGTGTTGCTGCCGTTGTAGAACGGCAACTCGCCCCCGCTCAGCTGCGCCAGCCGGTGCATGCGCTGAACGTCGCCCGTGCTTTCCTTGACCATCGTCACATTCGGCACCTCGCGCCAGATGCGCACGATCAACTCGGGCGACATGTCGATACCGCTGGTGGCCGGATTGTTGTACAGCATGATCGGAATACCCACGGCAGCGCCGATGCGCGCCACGTGGCGCACGATTTCTTCCTCGCTCAATTTCCAGTACGACACCGGCAAGACCATCACGGCGTCGGCGCCCTGCTTTTCCGCAAAGCGGGCGCGGCGCATGGCGCCCGCCGTGGTCAGGTCGGAAATGCCCACCACCGTGGGCACGCGCCTGGCGACGGCGGCCAGCGAGGTGGCGGCGACGGCATCCCATTCCCCATCCTGCAGGTAGGCGCTCTCGCCCGTGCTGCCCAGCGGGGCGATGCTGTGCACGCCGTCGGCGATCAGGCGCTCGATCAGTTGCTGCAGGCGCGGCAAGTCGACGTCGCCGCCGTCGGCCATGAACGGGGTGACAGGGTAGGCAATGATGCCTTGAAATAAGGTTTGCATGATGTGGTGTCCTCCAGTGTATGTCGTTAAGCCAGGCAATCGGCATGCTGGCGCAGGGCGCGCCGCGCGTAATAGGCGAAGGTCACGCTGTCGCGCCGCGCCGTAGAAATCCAGTCGTGCGCCTCGCGCGCCAGGGCCGGCGGCAGCGGCAGGATGGTGCCGGCGGCCATGGCCAGCAATTGCAGGCGGGCTGCCCGTTCCATCAGCAAGGCCAGCATGCACGCCTCTTCCACCGTGCGGCCCACCACCAGCTGGCCGTGATGGGCCAGCAGGATGGCGCGCTTGTCGCCCAGGGCGCTGGCGATGATCTCGCCCTCTTCATTGCCTACCGGCACGCCCGGCCACGAGGGCAGGAAGGCGCAATCGTCGAACAGGGGGCAGGTATCCATGTGTGACACGATCAGCGGCTGCTCCAGCATCGACAGCGCCGCCACATGCGTGGGATGCGTGTGGATGATGCAGGCCACGTCCGGGCGCTGGCGGTAGATCCAGCTGTGGAAACGGTTGGCCGGGTTGGGAATGCCCTCGCCGTGCACCACGCGCAGGTCGTGGTCGACCTCGATCAGGTTGCTGGCCGTGATTTCATCGAAGCCCAGGCCCAGCTGTTGCGTGTAAAACGTGCCGTCCTGGCCACCACGGCAGCTGATCTGCCCTGCCAGGCCGGAATCATGCCCGCCATCGAACAGGATGCGGCAGGACAGCGCCAGGGTTTGCCGCGCCGACCACGGGCTGTCCTGCGTGACGCTGGCCAGGCGCCGCTCGGCGATGGCCACCAGCGCGTCTTTCGACAAGGCCAGGCTGGCGCCCGGGGCGGCCACTTCATACGGAGTATTTTGCTGCATCGTCTTTCCTTCACTCATGCTGACTACGCTTCCCGGCATGCACGGCAGTGGCCGCGCAACCCAATCCAAGGAAACTGAGTGTATTTTAGGACACTTTGTGTCATGAGGTACAATAGTTTTTTAAAATCGACCGATGCAACCATGGCTATGCGTCTGAAACTGCTGAGAAAACACAAGGGCTGGACCCTGGAACAGCTGGCGGAAAAAAGCGGCTTGACGAAGAGTTACCTGTCCAAGGTGGAGCGGGGCCTGAGCGTGCCCTCGATCGCCGTGGCGCTGAAACTGTCGCACGCGATGCAGGTGGATGTGGAGCAGCTGTTCAGCGACAGCCACCGGCAGGCGGCCGTCACCATCACGCGCGCCGACGATCCGGCCAGCGCGGGGGCGATGCCGCCGCTGCCGCATTTCGCCAGCATCGCGGCCGGCGTGGCACCGAAGAAAATGCTGCCCTTCATGGTCTATCCGGCGCCCGATTTCGTCGCCTCCGCCTTCAAGGAACATGCCGGCGAGGAATTCCTGTTCGTGCACCAGGGCACGATTGAAATCGAATTCCCCCAGGAAACCGTGCAGTTGCACACGGGCGACTCCGTGTATTTCAACGCCCTGATTCCGCATCGCACGCGCAGCATCGGCGCACAGCAGGCGCAGTTGCTGGTGATCGTCAGCAATGACGAAGACGCGGCTCCATAAAAGCGGCGGCGCAACGCAAAAAGCCCGGAGCGATCCGGGCTTTTTGCGTTTCAAACAGTCAACATCAGCGCGCCGGCTTCACCGGTTCGCGGTCGATCAAGACCGTGTTGACGCTGTCGGTCAGCCAGATCTGGCCATCCTGGATCGTGCATTGCAGCTGCATGTTGCGCTGTGCCAGCTTGCTCATGTCTTGCGCCGCCTCGGATGGCAGGTTGATGACGGTCAAGTTCTTCGCCCGTTCCAGCTTGTTGGCGATCTGCTTCCACCAGATGTGGCTGGTTGCGCCGTAGCTATACACGATGACCTGTTCCGAACGCCCGCACGCCTTCAGGATGCGCTTTTCGTCGGGCTGGCCCACTTCGATCCACAACTGGATGGCACCCGTCAGGTCCTTCTGCCACAGGTCGGGCTCTTCCGTGTCGAACAAGCCCTTGGTGAAGGTCAGCGCCTCGTCGGCGTGGATGGCGAACGCCAGCAGGCGCACCATCATGCGCTCATCCGTTTCGGACGGGTGGCGCGCCAGGGTAAGCGCGTGATCCTGGTAGTAATTGCGGTCCATGTCGGCGATCTGCAGATCGGCTTTGAAAATTGTTGCTTTGAGGGCCATCGTGTTTCTGTCTCGGTAAAGTGAATAGTGAAGTCGGTATCAGCGGAAAACCACCGTCTTGTCGCCATTTTTCAGGATGCGGTGCTCAACGAACCATTTCACGGCGCGCGCCAGCACCACGCACTCGACGTCGCGGCCGATGGCCGTCAGGGTGTCGGCATCCATCGCATGGTCGACGCGCTCGACATCCTGCTCGATGATCGGGCCTTCGTCCAGGTCGCCCGTGACGAAATGGGCCGTCGCGCCGATCAGCTTGACGCCGCGGTGGTGCGCCTGCGCATACGGCTTGGCGCCCTTGAAGCTGGGCAGGAAGGAATGGTGGATATTGATGGCGCGGCCGTCGAGCGCCTGGCACAGGCCGGGCGACAGGATTTGCATGTAGCGCGCCAGCACCACCAGGTCGATCTTGTGCGTGTCCATCAGCTCGATGATCTTCGCTTCCTGCGCCAGCTTGGCCGCTTCCGGCGCACCGGCCGCCAGCGGCAGGTGGTGGAAGGGAATATTGTAGCTGGCCGCCAGCTGGTAGAACTCCATGTGGTTCGAGACGATGGCGGGGATTTCCACGTTCAGCAAGCCGCTCTTGTAGCGGAACAGCAAATCGTTCAGGCAATGGCCGATCTTCGACACCATCAGCATGACGCGCGGCTTGACGCGTGCATCGTGCAATTGGCCATGGAATTGGCCATTGAGCTGCATGACTTGCGACAGGTCGGCGAAGTCGCTGCGCAACTGGGCGTCGCTGACGGCGCCGTCTTCCAGCGCGAAATGCACGCGCATGAAGAACAGCTGGGATTCCTGGTCGCCGAACTGGGCGGAATCGAGGATGTTGCAGCCGTGTTCGGCCAGAAAGCCGGACACGCGGTGCACGATGCCGCGCTGGTCCAGGCAGGACAGGGTCAGGATATATTCGGGATGCGTCATGGTCGCGGAATAAGGCAAAAAATAGGGCTATGCTCGGCTCAGCCACGCGCGCCGGCCATCGGCTGCGCTGCCGCGAGCCGGCTATTGTCGCACGGCCGGGCCTGTAAACCTGCATTTTCCACACAAGCAGCGTGGCTGCCCGCAGCGGCAAGCAGATTGACGTTCCTTTGATCTGGCACAAAGCCATCGCGTTTTTCCATCTGCCAGGCACCATTCTCGCGCCAAACCCGCCTCCCGCGTGGAACCTGGCACGCCGTCCGGCGTCTATCTCTTTGCTTGTTTCAGCACACGTCGCATCCGGTACACCGGGTGTTTCTCGGACCAGATTTTCATTGAGGTAGAACATGTTCACAAACAGTATTTCCCCCAGTCTCAGCCCCGCCCTGAAGTCCCACCTGGAGGCCCAGTGCAATTTCGCCACAGAACTATCGCGCAAGCTGTTCGATACGGCGCAGCAACTGAGCGAGCTGCATCTGCGGCTGGCGCAAGACTTGCTGCAGGAATGGAGCAACGCCAGCCAGCAACTGCTGTCTGCGCGCGACACGGGCGAGTTCATGTCGCTGGCCGCCGCCCAGTTGCAGCCGGGCAGCAACAAGCTGCGCCAATACCAGCAGCAACTCGGCAATCTCGTCGCCAGCGCCAATGTCGAGATGAACCGCACGGCAGAGAACCACCTGCCCGAAACAAGCCGCACGGCCGTGGCCTTCGCTGACGAAGTGGTGCGCAAGACGGCCGAAGAAACAGAAAAAGCCACGCAGCGCCAGCGTGACATGATCGAAAAAATGCACGCCACGGGCCGCAGCGACGGTGTAGCCCGCGGCCGCGAGAGCAGCCGGCAATCCGATCAGGCACATTGAACACCCCCACTCGACAGCAAGGAGAGCGACATGGCTAGCAATCAAGGTAATGAACAGGGCAAGGGCGCTGGCAGCAGCCAGAAAGCCGGCGAAGCGGGCAGCGCCAAAGGCACGAGCAAGCGCGGTTTCGCCGCCATGAACGAAGAGCAGCAACGCGAAATCGCCAGCAAGGGCGGTCAGGCAGCCCATCAAAAGGGCACGGCGCATGAATTCGACTCGGAAGAAGCACGCCGGGCCGGACAGAAAGGCGGCGAAGCCGTCAGCCGCAACCGCGAACACATGGCGGAAATCGGCCGCAAGGGCGGCGAAAGCCGGCAATCGGCCCAGCGCGCCAATGAAAGCCGCGGCAGCACGGCGGCACGCGGCGGCGGCGCCGAGCAACAACAGTCGAAGGCTGGCCGGCAGGGCAACAAGGACGAAGACGACAAGGGCTGACCTGGCTGATCTGGCACGCGGCTTGACGACGGCACGGGGCGGCCCTGGCAGCCCCGTGCCGGGGCTGGCACAGCGCGGGGCGCGGCGGTATGGTACATTCTCGCCTTACTGACACATTCGCGCCCCGCCCCGCCCTTCCCCGCATGCAGCCATCCCTGAAATACCTGAGCGCCTATTCCGAACAAACGCAAGCGCAAGTGCAACAACTGATCGCGCAGGACAAGCTGGCCGAAGTCCTGTTAAAACGCTACCCGAACGCGCACGATGTGCGCAACGACAAGGCGTTGTACCAGTACGTGCAAGACTTGAAGAATGAATTCTTGCGCAATGCCGAACCCATCAACAAAGTGGCGTTCGACAGCAAGATCCACGTGATCCAGCATGCGCTGGGCTTGCATACCTCGATCTCGCGCGTGCAGGGCGGCAAGCTCAAGGCCAAGCATGAAATCCGCGTGGCCACCATGTTCAAGGAAGTGCCGCTGGAATTCCTGCGCATGATCGCCGTGCACGAACTGGCGCATGTAAAAGAAAAGCAGCACGACAAGCCGTTCTACAAGCTGTGCACGTATATGGAACCGCAATACCACCAGTACGAATTCGACGTGCGCCTGTACCTGACCCAGCTCGACCTGTCAGGCCAGCGCCTGTGGTCGTGAGGCGCGGAGCTCAAGATCTTACTGCGGCGCGCACTCCTTCAGGCGTTGCACCAGCGCTGCGGGATCGGCGTCGGCATTGAGGAAGGCCGCGTGCTGCGGGCGGATGAAGCCCTGTTCCTTGCCGTTTTGCACGAAAGCAATCAAGCCATCATAGAAACGGTCGACATTGAGCAAGCCGATGGGCTTGGCGTGCAAGCCCAGCTGGGCCCATGTGAGCATCTCGAACAGCTCTTCCAGGGTGCCATAGCCGCCGGGCATGGCGATGAAGGCGTCGGACAGGCTGGCCATCATCGCCTTGCGCTCATGCATGTCCTTCACGATGAACTGGCGCGTCAAGCCCATGTGGCCCACTTCGCGTTCAACCAGTTGGGTGGGAATCACGCCCGTCACCTCGCCGCCCAGGCGCAGCACTTCATCGGCGATCACGCCCATCAGGCCGACCTTGCCGCCGCCATACACCAGCGAAATATTTTCCGCCACCAGCACGCGCGCCAGTTCGCGCGCCGCCACCGCATAGTCGGGCGAGACGCCCGCGTTGGCGCCGCAGTACACACATAAAGCCTTGATCACAGTAATCCCTACCCTTTCAATTCATCGATCGCCGCCTCGACCTCGAGGCGTTCCTTGGCGTCCAGTGCCGCGCAGTCGGCCGCCTTTTCATACAGGGCCAGCGCTTCCGCCAGCTTTTTCTTTCCGTCGAGCATATTCAACGCGCGCGCATATTCGCTGTGCGCCAGCGCCGAATACGGCGTCAGGGCCAGCGCCGTCTTGAAGTGCTGATAGCCATCTTCCTTGTTGGCGCCGTAGGTCAGGCTGCCGATCATGGCGCCGACCTTGTCGATAATTTCCGTATGATAAATCCCAAACGCAATATGCGCTTCCGCATGCATGGGCGCCACCGTCATCGTGCGGTCCAGGCTGTTGCGCACGCGCGCCCCCATGCCTTGCGCCAGGGCCTTGACGACGGAGGTGCCCAGCGCGTAGCGGCCCAGGCTATAGGCATGCCAGTAGTAGCCGGCCGGGTTGTCCGGCTGTTCGCTCTGCTGGCGCTCGCAGCGCTCCGCCACTTCCTCGTACATGTCGAGTTTCTGGCGGTCGTTCACTTCCAGGTGCGTGGCATGGATGCAGGTCGCCTTGTGCGCCACCGCATAGCCGGGCACGCCGACGGCCAGGCCCAGCTTCACGGCGCGTTCGAAGTCGCCCGCGTGGAAGGCCAGCCAGGCTTGCACCAGCGCCGGGTGCGTGGGAAACGGTTCCACATCGCCCGCATGCAGGCGCGCCCAGGCCGCTTCCAGGGTCTGCGGCGTATAGACATAGGCTGCGTCCGGATAGGGGAATTGTTTCCAAGCCATATCTCTCTCCTGTAAATGACGACGTGGCGCCAGCAGCCGCGTCAGTCGTTCTTGAGTTTGGTCACATACTCTTCCGACAGTTTGCGAAACAGCAAATGCGTTTCATTGCGCAAATATGGCCCGATCAGCGACAGCACCTGGTAGCAGCCGCGTGCCAGCGCATCGGACATCGATTGCTGCTCGCTGTACTTGCGCGGATTGCGCACATATTCGTACGACAGCCAGTAGGTGGCGACGACCACCATATTCGTCGCCATCGCGGCCACTTCCATGTCCGACGCTTCCAAAGACTGTTCGCTGCGCAAATCTTCGCACAGCTGCGTGGCCACCTTGATTTTGTGCGCCAGGATCAGCTTGAAGTGCAGTTCCAGCTTGCGGTTGCGCGACAGCAAATCATTGAGGTCGCGATAGAAAAAGCGGTAGCGCCAGATCAGTTCGAACATCAGGTGCAAATACAGCCAGACATCCTCGATATTCGAACGGCGTCCGTCAGGCACGGTCAGGATGCGTTCGATTTCCGCCTCGAACTGGACGAAGATCGAGTTGACGATGTCATCCTTGTTACGGAAGTGGTAATACAGGTTTCCCGGCGAAATATTCATCTCTTCCGCAATCACGGTCGTCGTGATATTCGGCTCACCAAACTCATTGAACAGGCGCAGCGACAACTCCAGGATGCGTTCGCGGGTACGGCGTGGTGCTTTTTGTAGCATGGCGGGCAATCTCTCTGTGTTCTGCCTCAAGCATACCACCTAAGATAGCCGTAATGAAACACTACGCCCCACGGCACCGGCGAAAAGCGCAGGCAAAAAAAAGCCTGCGCGAGCAGGCTGGAGGGATGTTGCGCCAGCTCAAGCGGCCGGCGCTTTTTTCTTCACCGTCGGCTTGGCGGCGGGCTTGCTCACCGGCTTGCTCACCGGCTTGCTCACCGGCTTGCTTATTGGCTTGCTTATTGGCTTGGCTACGGCGCGCGGCGCGGCCCTGGCTGCCGGCTTGGCCGGGGCCTTGGCGACGGCCGCCTTCGGTGCGGCTTTCGGTGCCGCCTTCGGCTTGGCCGCCGGCGCGGCCTTGGCGGACAGCGCCGCCACCTGCAAGCTCAAGGCATCGATTTTGGCGTGCAGCGCGGCGATATCGTTTTGCATCGGCACGCCGATGGTGGCCAGGGCACGCGCCACGCGCTCTTCAAACACCTGTTCCAGCTTGTCCCAGGAGCCGCTGGCCTGCTTGCCCACGCCATCGGCCAGCTTGCCGACGCTGTCGCCGACATCGGCCACCTTGTCTTCGGCGCGCTTCTGGAATTCCGTGCCTTCCTTGACGAGCTTGGAAAACACGCGCCCGCCCTCTTCCTGCGCCTTGGCGAAGGCACCGAGGCCCGCTTGCCAGATCTGCTGCGCGGACGAGCGCACGGTGCTCGCCAATTCCTTGTCTTCCGCCAATTCCTTCAATTTCTTCACCATCGCCCGCTCCCGTCATATGAAAGGCCATGCCACTTCATGGATGCTTTTTATTCTAGAGAGCAAAACTAGAGACGGGAGTCTAATTCGATGGAAAGCTGCTTCTCAACGTGCGCCAGCGCACACAGCGACCTGCACGGCAAGTGCCTAGGCGGCCGCTTTCACCGGGCCATGCAGCAGCTTGTGCAGGCGGAAGCCTTCGCGGATGTTCTCGCGCAGCACGGCGCCTTTCCACGGCTTGGTATAGAAGCGGTCGACGGCGCCGCGGTTGATGGCCGCCATGATGGGCGTCAGGTCGGCAAAAGCCGACAACATGATGCGGAAAGTGTCGGGGCACAGGTGCTTGACCCGTTCCATGAATTCGGTGCCGCTCATGAGCGGCATGCACTGGTCGCACAGGATCACCTGCACCTTGTGGCGCGCCAGGATGTCGAAGCCCTCGGCGGCCGTCTGCGCCGTCAGGATGCGGTAGCCGTCCTGCGCCAGGAAGTCGCTGAGCACGTCGAGCATGAAGACATCGTCGTCGACGATCAGCAAGGTTTGCTGCTCTTCGCTGCCGTCATCGTGCGGCGCCTGCAGCAGCTTGCCCGCCATCAGCATCTGCTCGAATTCTTCCTGCGGCACGGGGCGGCTGAAATAATAGCCCTGCATCTCGTCGCAGCCGTGGCGCCGCAAATAAGCCAGCTGCGCATCGTTTTCCACGCCTTCGGCGATCACTTCCAGCTTCATGCTGTGCGCCATGCTGATGATGGCCAGCACGATGGCCGCGTCATCGGGATTGCTGGTCACTTCGCGCACGAAGGCGATGTCGATCTTCAGCTTGTCGATGGGGAAGCGCTTCAGGTAGGCCAGGCTGGAATAGCCGGTGCCGAAATCGTCGATGGAAATCTGGATGCCCAGCGCCTTCAGGTTGCGCAGCACGGCGATGGTTTCCTCGGCATTCGACATCAGCGAGCTTTCCGTCAGCTCCAGTTCCAGCAGGTCGGGCGCAATATCGTGCTTGCTGATCGCCTTGAGCACCTCTTCTTCCAGGCCGCCGACGAAGAACTGGATGCCCGACACATTCACCGACAGGTGCACGGGGCCGATGCTGCTGGCGCCCCATTCGCTGATCTTCTTGCAGGCTTCGTCCAGCACCCAGTTACCGACGCGCACGATCAGCCCCGTTTCTTCCAGCAGGGGGATGAACACGGCCGGCGAGACCATGCCGTGGCCGGGGCGGCGCCAGCGTATCAGCGCCTCGGCGCCGCTGATGCGCCCCGAGATGATATTCACCTTGGGCTGGAAGAACAGCACGAATTCCTCGTTGTCGATGGCACGCCGCAGGGCATTTTCCATGTCCAGCCGCGCCATCGATTGCGCGTTCATTTCCGCCGTGAAGAAGCGGAAGGCATCGCGTCCGGCCTCCTTGGCACGGTACATGGCCGTGTCGGCATACTGAATCAGGGTGTCCGCATCGAGGCCGTCTTCGGGGAACACGGAAATGCCGATGCTGACCGTCACCGTCACCTCGTGGCCCTGCAAGTCGAAGGGCTTGCGCATCGCTTCGCGGATCTTGTCGACCACGCCCACGGCATGCTGGATGCCTTCCGGCAGCACCAGGATGGTGGCGAATTCATCGCCGCCAAAGCGGCCGATGGTATCGCGCACGCGCAGGCAATCGACGAGGCGGCTGGAAAACTGGCGCAGCAGGTCGTCGCCGAGGGTGTGGCCCAGGGTGTCGTTGATATTCTTGAAGCGGTCGATGTCCATGAACAGCACGGCCACGGCCCACTGGTGTTCGGCCGCCTGGGACAGCGAATGGGTCAGCGAGGCGTAAAACTGGCTGCGGTTCGGCAAGCCGGTCAAGGTATCGAAATGGGCCAGCTTCATCAGGCGCTGCTCGGCATCCTTGCGCTCGGTGATGTCGCGCGCCACGGCCACCAGGATCCAGCTCTGGCCCGAGCGCAGGGTGCGCCGCTGCACTTCCACCGACAGCGGCGAGCCATCCTTGCGCTGCAGCTGCAATTCCGTCATCGGGCCGCCCTGGTCGCCGGCCAGCAGCTTGTTGTACAGTTCTTCCAGCTGGGTCTCGCCCTCGCTCGCGCGCCCCGGCCCCACGCGCAGGAAATCCTCGCGTTCAAAGCCCAGCATGCGGCAGGCAGTCTGGTTGACGTCGACGAAGCACATGCCGGCGCGGTCGACGAGAAAAATCGCGTCGGCCGTGGCATCCATCGCCAGGCGGAAGCGGCGCAAGTCTTCATCGAGACGGATGCGCGCCGCCATGTCCAGGGTCAGCTGCTCGTGGTGGCGCTTGATCTCGTCGTACAGCAGCAGGTTGTCGTAGGCGACGGCGATCTGCGCCGCCACTGTGGCGGCGACCCGCTCGTCGACTTCGGAAAATTCATTCGCCCCAAGCTTGTCGACCAGGTACAGCCAGCCGTGGCTGCGCTCGCGCGAAGCGATGGCGACGCCCAGGAAGGAGTGCACGGGCGGGTGCGTGTCGGGCAGGCCCAGCGCGCCGGGGTCGCCCTTCAAGCCATTGACACGGTAGGGCTGGCGCTGTTCCAGCAAGCGGTTCAGGATGCCCGTGCGCGGCGCGCTGGCAATGCGCTCGAGGTCTTTCTCGGCGCCGCAGGAGGAAAAATAACTGAGCTTTTCGGCGCCCTCTTCCAGCACGCCGATGCAGGCGTACCTGGAGACGCAGATATTCTGCGCCACCTTGCAGCCCGCTTCGATCAAGGCGCGCGGATCGCGTTCGGCGCCCAGCTCGATACCGAGCTCGATCAGGGCCGTCAGGCGCAGGCTCACCGCTTGCAGGCTCGACAGAGAGCGCGACAAACGCTCCGTCATGATGCCCAGGTCTTCGGGCATGGCGGCATGGCCTTCGCGCTGGCTGGCCAGCTGCGAAATCTGCTGGCTGCTGGACTCGACTTCGTCGAGGTAGCCGCTGACCTGGTGATCGATGGCGGCCAGCTTGCCAGTGACGGGAAGGCCCGCAGCACCGCCCGCGCCCGGCACAACGGACGCCTGGACGGCCGCCGGCATCAGTCCCAGCGCCTCGTTGACCGTGCGCACGATGACTTCGGGATCGGACGGCTTGGGCAACACCCAGCGCACGCCGCATGCCTGTGCCAGCAAGATCGCTTCCTGCTCGCGGTAGGTGGCCGTATAAAAAATGATGGGCACGTCGGTCAGCGCGGGATCGGCATGCACGCGCGTGACGAATTCGTAGCCGTCCATGTTGGGCATGAGGATGTCGGAGATGATCAGGTCCGGCCGCTCGGTGCGCAGCACTTCCAGCGCGTCGGCGCCATTGGCCGCCTCCAGCAGGCGGTGGCCGCCGTAGCCCAGCAGTGCGGTCAGGAATTCGCGGTTCAGCACATGATCGTCAACGATCAAGATGGTAGCTATGTCGTTTTTAACTGGCGTCGACGGC of Janthinobacterium sp. PAMC25594 contains these proteins:
- a CDS encoding EAL domain-containing protein encodes the protein MSARILIIEDNATNMELMVYLLRAFGYTPLAAYDGEEGVRMARSELPDLIICDVHLPKLDGYGVVAELKKDPLLRKIPALAVTALAMVGDRERLLEAGFNGYIGKPIEPDLFVAELESFLPGAPSTPVKNDIATILIVDDHVLNREFLTALLGYGGHRLLEAANGADALEVLRTERPDLIISDILMPNMDGYEFVTRVHADPALTDVPIIFYTATYREQEAILLAQACGVRWVLPKPSDPEVIVRTVNEALGLMPAAVQASVVPGAGGAAGLPVTGKLAAIDHQVSGYLDEVESSSQQISQLASQREGHAAMPEDLGIMTERLSRSLSSLQAVSLRLTALIELGIELGAERDPRALIEAGCKVAQNICVSRYACIGVLEEGAEKLSYFSSCGAEKDLERIASAPRTGILNRLLEQRQPYRVNGLKGDPGALGLPDTHPPVHSFLGVAIASRERSHGWLYLVDKLGANEFSEVDERVAATVAAQIAVAYDNLLLYDEIKRHHEQLTLDMAARIRLDEDLRRFRLAMDATADAIFLVDRAGMCFVDVNQTACRMLGFEREDFLRVGPGRASEGETQLEELYNKLLAGDQGGPMTELQLQRKDGSPLSVEVQRRTLRSGQSWILVAVARDITERKDAEQRLMKLAHFDTLTGLPNRSQFYASLTHSLSQAAEHQWAVAVLFMDIDRFKNINDTLGHTLGDDLLRQFSSRLVDCLRVRDTIGRFGGDEFATILVLPEGIQHAVGVVDKIREAMRKPFDLQGHEVTVTVSIGISVFPEDGLDADTLIQYADTAMYRAKEAGRDAFRFFTAEMNAQSMARLDMENALRRAIDNEEFVLFFQPKVNIISGRISGAEALIRWRRPGHGMVSPAVFIPLLEETGLIVRVGNWVLDEACKKISEWGASSIGPVHLSVNVSGIQFFVGGLEEEVLKAISKHDIAPDLLELELTESSLMSNAEETIAVLRNLKALGIQISIDDFGTGYSSLAYLKRFPIDKLKIDIAFVREVTSNPDDAAIVLAIISMAHSMKLEVIAEGVENDAQLAYLRRHGCDEMQGYYFSRPVPQEEFEQMLMAGKLLQAPHDDGSEEQQTLLIVDDDVFMLDVLSDFLAQDGYRILTAQTAAEGFDILARHKVQVILCDQCMPLMSGTEFMERVKHLCPDTFRIMLSAFADLTPIMAAINRGAVDRFYTKPWKGAVLRENIREGFRLHKLLHGPVKAAA